The Aeoliella mucimassa genome includes the window GGTGGATACGGGGCACCTGTGGGGTGCGTGCTAGTATCGCCAACCCACGTGTACCCGGGCCCGGTCGGTGTGGATATCAAGTGCTCAATGAGCTTGCTCCAAACGAGCCTGCCAGCCGACGCAGTGATCGATAAGCAAACGCGACGGGCGTTGATCGATGCGATCTGCGAACGCACCCCAACCGGTGCTGGTAAGGGACAACGGAACGCTCCCAAGTCGCGCCATGTGGAAGAAGCTCTCGGAAAGCGAGTGCTGACCGAAGGAGCCTCGCCTGGGGTTTGTCGCGAGCTCGGTATCCCTGTGGAGTGGGCAAGTCGCTGCGAAGACTCTTTCCATGTAGGGCACGACGACTCGACCGGTGCGCTCGCATTGCGACTAGAGAAGTTGCTTCCCCATATCTATCAGTTCGATGCGAAGATCTCGCAACTCGGCTCGTACGGCGGGGGTAACCACTTTGGAGAATGTGAAGCCGTTGAGGTCGGCGACGACCAACGGTCGCGCGACATCGCGAAGACCTTTGGTTTGATCGACGGTGGCATCGCCTTCCTGTCGCATTGCGGTTCGCGAGGCATTGGGCATTCGCTAGCCACGGGCCAATTCAAGTCGCTCCAAGCCAAGTTCGAGCAGTGGGATATCCCGCTCCCGGGAAAGGATCGCGAATTGGTTTACGCCCCGCTCGGCACGCCTGAAGCCAATGCTTACCTCGACGACATGGCTTTGGGCGCCAACTTTGCGACGGTCAATCACTTGCTGATCAATGCGCTAGTGCTGGAAGCCTTTCAGGAAGTGTTGCCTGGGACTACTGGCGAGCTGGTGTATTTCATTAGCCATAACATTGCTCGCAAGGAGATTGTCGATAACCGCCCTGCGTGGGTGCATCGCAAAGGGGCGACGCGCGCGTATCCTGCAGGGCACTTCGCGCTCAAGGGGACTCCATTTGCCGAAACGGGACATCCCATCTTGCTACCGGGCAATCCGCAAGCAGGGTCGGCGGTGATGGTTGCCGAGGCAGGCGCAGAAGCAAGTTGCTACAGTGTGAACCACGGAGCAGGACGTCAACTCGGACGCAAGGCAGCCAAGCGCGAACTTGACCAGCGGCAAGTCGATCAATCGTTTGCCGATGCCGACATCTTGTCGAATTGCCGTCAATACCCAATCGACGAAGCCCCTGCGGCTTACAAGGACTTCGACGAAGTGTTGCGATCGGTCAAATCGGCTGGGCTGGCAAGCGAAGTCGCGCGATTGAAGGCTCGATTCGTGATCAAGGATGGCGACAAAGCCGACGATTAACTTGGACTCTTTGAACTCCCAGCAGCAGATACTGCAGGGAGTTCAAAGTAGGTGCATGAAGCATCGCTGGCTAACAACAAGGAGAAACACACATTGCCAAATACAGCGATTGATATCGATGGATCGCAAGGCGAGGGAGGAGGTCAGATACTCCGCTCGTCGCTTACGCTATCGATCGTAACAGGGCGGCCCGTGCATCTGACGAACATTCGCGCGGGCCGCGACAAGCCGGGACTCATGCGCCAGCATTTGACTGCGGTGCGGGCGGCTGCCGAAGTTGCTCAAGCAACTGTCGATGGAGACGACATCAAGTCGCAAACGCTGCACTTTGCTCCAACCGCCATCGCGTCGGGACAGTACCACTTTGCCATCGGCACTGCCGGAAGCGGTACGCTTGTATTGCAGACCGTGTTGCCAGCCTTGCTACTCGCCAAAGGCGATTCCGAAATCATTATCGAAGGGGGCACCCACAACCAGTGGGCCCCGCCTTTCGACTTTCTGCAGCAAGCTTACTTCCCACTGCTACGACGAATGGGAGCGGATATTTCAGTTGCTTTTCAGCGTTACGGATTCTATCCAGCCGGTGGCGGGCGATTCGAGGTCTCTATCGTGCCGCCAGCTGAACAGTTGCAAGGGCTAACACTTCTTGATCGCGGTGAAGTGCATCATCGGGCGGTCACTGCGGTGATCGCGAACTTGTCGCGAAGTATCGCCCAACGCGAACTTCAAGCAGCGGCCGAAAAACTCAACTGGCCGGGTGATTGCTATCATCTTAGCGAGGTCCGTGCTGCTGGCCCTGGCAACATTGTGATCATTGAACTGCACTGCGAGCATGTTCGCGAGGTCTTTACCGGCTTCGGACGGATCGGCGCCAAAGCCGAAGGAGTCGCTTTAGAAGCGGTAAGCGCATTGCGCGATTACCAAGCGGCTGACGTTCCGGTGGGCCCCTACTTGGCGGACCAGTTGATACTGCCGCTTAGCCTGGCGGCCTGGCAATCTGGTACCCAGAGTCAATTTCGCACAATGGCTTTAACCCGGCACTCGACCACTCACATTGATATCGTGCGACGCTTCCTAGAGATTCCTATCGATGTTGACCAGCAGGAATCTGCTATGACAGTTACCATTGGTTGATTCGGGACATGCAGCTAACTACCGACAGCTTATCTCAGTGCGACTGGCGAAGTCCGCTTACATGCTGATTGATTTTAACTAATGATTCAAGCGTTTGTGCGAGCACAAACTCGTCGTAGGTACACGTATCGGAACTTTTCCCACTCGAAGACTCAAGGCGCAAACGATCGAACTTCAGATTCGGAATTGCCTGCACCAACAAGGGTGGCGTACTGGAAAGCTCTTCTAACTCGGTATCCAACCATACCGAAACCACCGCCGCACTATCGTCGCCAAACGCCATTCGCACGGTCCAGAAATGCGATTGATTATCGATCGCAAGCGGCTGAACACCAACAAAAGCGCGATCGGTATCGAACAAATACATAGCCTCGTTACCTGGCGGGTATAGACGCACCCCCAAACCCGAAGCCCCGGAAGGTTGCCCAAAGAACACAGGCTCTTCGTCGTTTCGCTTGTCGCCATACATAAGCGACACCCCAGTCCAATCAAAACGCTGATCACTACTGAGCGACATTTGCGACCACCACGACATCCACACCTCTGAATCATCTTTACCAACGTCCCCAGAGCTATTCAATAAGCCCGCCCTTGCAAGCCGTGAACGCTCCGACACGTCCAGGTTCATGAAAACGGTTGTATTCTGCCCAATCACAAGCGACTCCGAAGCTCGTTGCGATCGCTTTATCGGCAGTAAGTCGCTCCCAAACCGGAGCGGCGATATTGCTCTAGGCGTTTCGAAACCAACTGCATAGGCTTCGCCATAAGACTCAGCATGAAATCCTTGGTAAGCCAACAACCCTTCTATTCTCAATAGCTCATAGAACGCAACCTTATCGGCGGCTTCCGCCGACCCGTGCTGCTGCTCCACACGCAACGCAACTTCGTCGGGACGGATAAACTCTCGGTCGTGCATTTGCAAATCAACGGTTTTTGGCAGTTGCCCACCTTGCTCGACTACTGCTTGATAATCAGCTTCCATCTCAATGGGGGAGATCTTCGGATCAGCCAAATCGAAAGGTTGCGAACTTAATTCAATCGCACCTTCGTAAACCGCGACGCTGGTTGTCTGCAGATCACCTACCGACACCCCAAACTCGGTGCCAGTGTCCAACACGCGTGCAGTGGGGGTCTCAACAATGAGTGCATTGGCTTGCCCACTGTTGAGTCCGACTAACTTGCCATGCTTGAGGTCTACTACCCCTTGATCATCCAGGTAAAGCGACACCGGCGCCTCGAGCACCCATTCGCTACCCGAAGGGGTAATCAATTCCACAATTCCCTCGGTTAGCTCGATCGGTTCGTTTGCATACACCGAATTGCCAACGCTGTAGTCAGTATCGCTCCGCCCGACGACTCCCAGCGACGTCTTCACCGTGGCTACAGCAATGCGGACGGGAACCTCAGGGAAAGAAGTTGCCTCGCGAATATCAGCCCCGGTAAGTGGATTGCTCGGAACCTCTCGCTCCTGCTGTGCTAGTACAGGAGTATCTGGAGAAACCGCATTGTCTCTCTGCAGCATGAGATATCCCATGCTGGCGGCAATAAGCACGGCAGCTGCAATTGCCATGCCCCAAGCAGTAGCGAATCTTGAGCGCCTAGGGGCATGCGCGACCGAAGGCTCCGATGGAACACTTGGCGAAGTCTCTTCGAGATACAACACCATGTCTGTGAGTACATGATGAAACGCCTCGTCGCGACGAGTGCTAGAATCTTCCAGCAACACGTTCAGCGAAAGTCGCCGATAGAGCGCTTCATGGGCTACCGCCATGGCGAGCAAGCAACGGCCATTTTCCTCGCCTTCGGAACACCAGCTATCCAGATCCTGCAGAAACTGAGCAGATGCAGATTGGCGACGTCCACCCTCAGGTTGCAATCCGAAACTCTCGGAAGCATCCACAAAGCCATAGAACAGGTTGAAACCTTGCATGACTGTCGGGCTGGCGTGTTGTTTGACTGAGGTTGCACATGCATTCCACAGTTTCAACCGACATTCAGCAAGCTGCGATAGCACCTTCTTTAGAGGCAAACTCAACAATCGCGAAATCTCTCCAGGAGACAATTCCAGCAGATACCTCATGCACAGCACACGCAGTGCACTAGCAGGTACATGTCGCGGAACAAAGTCTTCAACGGATTCGTAAAGTGCTACGACATCGACTGCCTCACATTCACGCAGAGATCGTTTGAGAATCGCTTCGAACTGCTGAACGCTACGATCACGCTCGGCATCTACTCCCTGCCATACAGCAAACTGTTCAACAGCGAGATTCAATGCCAAGCTACAAAAGCGATCGGGGGAGTACTCCGTTAATGGCTCATCCATCAAACCAGAACACACGGAATCAACGGCAGCCTCTGCGTCGCTCGGCAGGCGGAGCCCCATGAACAAGCAAGCACGCAGTGCGATATACACCTGCAACCACAGTTGTGCATGTAGTTCGCTGTGCTCGACTAGCTCGAACACCTGGTAGAAACTTACGTCTTCGCGTATTCCTAGCTCGCGAATAACAATGGATGCAGCAGGAATGGTGGATCCATTCACATCATGGGCCAAAGCTGGTGCAATATGCGATTGCGACGAGTATCGCCATCTCAGTTCCGAATCGATTTGCGTTAGCTCAATAAAATACTGGCGTGCATCCCTATTGTTGAGCAACAATTCGCTCAGCTTGTGTTTCGCTTCGCCATGAAGCGTTCCTAGCTGCCAGGCTTCAACCAGCCGCGGCAATTCGGGCATCGTATGAAATATCTCGTCGGGAGACATAGAGACACTTTCTTAAGTAGTGCGATGGCTAAGCAACTTGCCATTCGCGCAACTTGGCGGAAATACAACGGTGCAGCAAATGTCTTACGCGCACCATCGTTCGTTGGATTGTACGCGATGAGCTACCTAACTGCTGCGAGAGATCACTCAACGACGAGTTATCCTGATAGCGCAACTCTACCACCTTGCGATCTGCACCGGGTAGCTTCTCGATACACAAATCGAGTGCTTCGCGACGGAATTCAAACAACTTGGTATCTTCCATCATCTGTTCTGCTAACAGATCGAGCACTTCGTCGTTGAACCACAGTTTGTCCGACGCTGCCTTGCGACGATGACGTAGCACCTGGATATGGGCAACACCACATGCCCAGGGGAAGAAATCACGGCTACTATCGTACTGGTCTCGCTTCTCCCACAAAGCAAGACTGGTCTCTTGTAGAATGTCGTCGGCATCCGCGTACGTCGGAACGAGCGACTTAATGAACGCATGCAAATACCGCTGATGCTTAGCCATCGCTTGGATGAACACCGCCTCAGGAGTCGGATCGCTTGGTGAACGACTGTTTGCCATTTACTCGATGTTCCTGTCGGCCGGAAGAAGCCAAGATGGCGCATCACTTGTGCGCCGGACACTTTGGTGTAGCACTAGATGAGTTTCCTACACCCCGCTGCTCTTATCATAGTGGTCGGGTGCTGCGCGTCCAGGCGGATTTCTGGATGGTTTTGCGAGTGCGTTTTGCCTCTGTTCCATCGCAAAGTACGACCACAATGTCTTCAATGGACAACCAGCTGACAGACCATAAGGACAACAATACTTGGAGTGCGCACTCCCTACCTGGCCCCCTTCCGCGGGGACCGGCATCAGCCCATATCACCTCAAAAAACGAGAGAAAATCAAAGAAGAATAAAAAATCGTCGGTTTTAAGGATTTTCCATGTCGCATCTCCAGGATGAGTTGCGGAGAATTGATAGCAGGCTTTTCTTCTGCCAGGGCATGGGCCCAGGCAGACTGAGACCTCTTTTCGAGTAAATGACCACTCAATACAGGCGTATGTGGTGCATTCATTTGCCGTTGATTCAACGAATGCCCTTGGCTTGTTAGAGTGTGTCGAACACATGTGAGTTGGACCACTAAGGCGGTCTTTTCACCAACGGAGTTTCGTGTCTGGTTTTTCGCATAGATCATTCGTAGACGGTTTCCTCTTTTCAGTATTTCAGCTGCCCAAGGTATTGATCGGTGCTTTCCTGCCCCGCCTTGGTGATGCGCTGGTAGGTCGAAAAGATGGCACACTTCTCTGCGGCCGATCTGAATTCAAACACGCATTACAACCAGGAGTTTTCTGATGACGAGGTTATTGGCTTGGCTAGCACTGGCTGCTTTCACATGCGTGACGAGTAATTCAGCATTGGCTGTAATCGTCGCCAGCGACCATTTTACAGCAGAGGGTGGCGGCATTGGTTTTGCTGCCGCCGACGACTGGGGCAACTTAAGTAATGGAGTAAGCACTACCGAGGTCGCTAGTCCCGCGTTCCGGGCACTCGATCCGCCTATTGATGCTGTAGGCCTCTCTTCCGGCTCCGTTTATGTATCATTCGATTTCGCCAGCAACCAAGCAGTGAACTGGGGCGGTTTGGCCTTCTTCGAAGGCATCGACGGCGGCGACGAAACCCTCTTCGTCGGCATGCCAAATGGCCGACAGAACTTCGGCATCGATCTTAAGGGCGGACAAGGCGTGCTCGACTCCGGCGTACCCATTGATGGCCAAATGCACCGAATTGTGATGCAAATTGAGTTTGGCGCCAGCAACGATACCTATCGGATGTGGGTCGATAATCTCAACCAGTCTCTCCCTAATAACGAAATCACCCTCGATGGGTTTGTGGTAGATGATGCTTGGCAATCGGTTCGCGTTGCTTCCGACACCGGGGCCGGAACTTTTGTAACTGTCGACAATCTGGTAATCGCCGATTCGGCAGCCAGTGCAGGTTTAACTTCGGCCACCAATGCTTCGCTCACCATTAATCGCTCGACTGGCGAGATTTCGCTGGCGAGCAGCTCCAGCCTATCGAATGTTGTTGGTTATACCCTACGTTCTGGAGTTGGAGCTTTTGATCAAGCTGCCTGGACCACGATCGATGGACGCGACGCGACCGATGCTACTCCGGCAGGCGATGGTAGCGTCGATAACGACGACTGGGACGTCTTGAGTCCTGCGGATAGTAGCACAGTGCTCAGCGAAAGCACGGTTGACACGACTCCTGGTGATGGACTGACACTCACCTCTTCGGCACTTAGCCTGGGAAATGCCTGGCAGCCGAGCCCTTACGAGGATGTATTTGCGACTCTTCTTATCGACAACAATGGCACCATTACCCCCATGGGGGTGAATGTGTCGTACACCGGATCTGAAATCATCGCTGGCGACCTTGACGCAGATGGTGACATCGATCTCGACGACTGGAGTTCCTTCAAAGCTGGTCAAGGCACGGTAAGCAACGCGATGACCACGCTCGAAGCCTATCGCCTCGGCGATATGGACGGCAACCGTGTTCACAATCTTGACGACTTCGACCTGTTTGCCGAAGCGTTTGACACCGCGAATGGTGCTGGCTCCTTTGCTGCGGCAGTCTCTGGAGTACCAGAACCCTCGTCGATTGCTCTGCTAGGCATTTGTGCTGGCCTAGTTCTCGGCATTCGTCGCCGCAGTGCCATCATCGCTTCGATGGTAGCAGTGACTCTTACCTTGATTGGTCTTAGCTCTTCGGCCCAAGCGGTGATTTATGCTTCGGACGACTTCGAAGCTGATGGCTCTGGTACAGGTTGGGCGATTGGTGACATCTGGGAAACTCGCGACGCAGGTGGATTCCTCTCGACCTACGCCAATGGTGGTGGCAACACTTTCAGCAGTCGCAACTTTGCTACCCCTATCGATGCCCAAAACTCGCTTACTTACATTCGCTTTGACTATCGTCAAGAAGAAGGTAACGGCGACAACTGGGGCGGTTTCGCTTTCTTCGAAGGACTCGACGCCAGTGCCGACGAATCCTATTTTGCCGGAGCCAACCCTGGCGGCACGAACAACTACGGTTTTGATGTGAAAGGAAGCGGTGGGCTTCTCGACTCGCTGATCTCCTTCAATGCTCAAAATCATACGGTTATAGGTTCGATCGACCAAACCGGTGCTGACACGATCTACAAAATCTGGATCGACAACTTCGATGTGAACTCTCCCAACAACACGGTGACTGTTGCCGGTCAGAACGCCATCGATGCCCCGTGGCAGTCCCTCCGTTTCAGCGGCGGCGGCGCTCATGAGATTGCTGACAACCTGCTGATCACCGATGGTGCTGAGGAAAGCTTGATTTTCGATGCTCCTCTGCTGGAAACTTTGAACCTGCTTGTGAATAAGGCGACCGGTGAGGTAACCATCGAGAACAACACCGGCGGTAGCGTGAATCTCAGTGCCTACTCGATCTCCAGTGCTTCGGGCTCGCTCGACACCGGTGCGACGGTCGGTGACTTCAATGCGGATGGATCGGTCGATCTCGCTGACTATACGGTCTGGCGAGATAACCTCGGCGGTGATTCCTCCGTGCTGAATGGCAATGGTTCGGGCAGTTCGATTGTCACCCGAACCGACTACAACATCTGGAAAGCAAACTTTGGTGGTGTCGACACCGGCGGCGAAGGCTGGGACAGCCTGGCTGATCGCGATACTCCCGTGGCTGGCTTCCCTCAGAGCGCCGGTGATGGCACAGGCTGGGAAACCGGCGATGGTGCCAGCTTGTTCGAATTGGAAGAGTATCGACTCATTGGTGAATCCACCATGTCGACGACTCCTATTTCGCTCGGTGCCGCCTACGCGGGCGGTGTTGATGGTCCCAACGACTTGTCCTTCTCATATCGCAGTGGTGGCGAGATCCTGTACGGTTCGATCCGATACACCACCACAGTTCCGACTTTGAGTACGGCCAACGTACCCGAGCCGAGCACACTAGCCTTGCTAGTATTGGCCGGAGCCACCTTGCTGATCGCCAAGCGATCAGCCTGATGCTCCGACAGGTGTCCGGTGGCTACGCGTTGGGCAGTCGCGTAGTCACCGGAACCACTTTTGCAACCGATATTGCTCATCTAATTACCACAAGGAACGGAAAGATATGAACTGTCTCATTCGTAGCGACTGGCATACTCGCTTCCACGGCAAGGATTGTCGATCTACTCATTCGTCCAAAGCTTTTACGCTCGTTGAACTGCTGGTGGTGATTGCCATCATCGGCATTCTGGTCGCCCTGCTCTTGCCGGCCGTGCAATCGGCTCGCGAAGCAGCCCGCCGTGCCGAGTGCAAAAACAAGCTGAAGCAACTCGGGCTGGCCGCCATCAACCATCACGACGTACAGGGGCATTTCCCCACCGGCGGTTGGGGATGGCGTTACGCTGGCGATGCCGACGGAGGATACGGAGAGAAGCAGCCAGGCGGCTGGTACTTCAACATCCTCGAGTACTGCGAGAATGGCCAAATTCGCGACATGGCCAGCGATGGCGACTATAGCACTGTAAGCGCCAATCAAAAGGCATTGGCCAAGCAACGCATCGAAACGACCGTCGACCTGTTTATCTGCCCTTCGCGTCGTGGAGGGGGAGTGTATCCCTACATCCGCACCGATGGCAGCGAGTACTACAATGCCGACCGTCCTGAAGTCCTGGGACGCAACGACTTCGCAGCCAACTCTGGGAGTCTCTTCCCTGGATCTATCTGGGAAGGTCCTCGCCAACGCGGTTCGATGATGCCCGCTGTTCCGGAATATACGAATTTCACGACCTATTCCACTACTCAAGGTTACTACACTACCCGCGGTAATGGGGTTGTGCTTGGGCTTAGCGAAGTTCGTATGGCGCAGATCACCGATGGCTCGTCGCAGGTACTCTTGATTGGCGAAAAACACATCCCCTATGGCGAGTACGACACCGGAACCTTTCCCGGTAACGACCAAGGTTGGGATCTCGGCTTCGACACCGACGTGAATCGCTGGACGAAGTTCCCTCCACTGTCCGATTCGGTTGACTTCCCCAGCAACATCACCGGCGATAATCGCGTTTCGATTTTCGGTAGTGCTCATCCAGCGGGATGCCAATTCGTACTGTGTGATGGATCGGTCCATACAATTACGTATGATGTCGATCCGGTGACCTATGCCCGCTTGGGTTCGATTGCCGACGGCGAGATTCTGCCTAGCGATTTCTAATGTCACCGATCGTTCCTCTGGTATTCGTACGCATGAGTAACAAGCACTTGCAACGAGAATCGTATTGAGATGCAATCGAACACCTTGTAGTCAAGTAAAGACATAAGCAGAGAGCATTAGCACCGAGGCGCGTACTGTTAGTGATCACCTTTGATGATTTGCCTTTTCAACTTTGGAGTAATGTCTCATGAAATCAACGAGTCGATACCTTTTTCTTTTGTTCACAGCGGTAACGCTCGCCGCCGCTGCGCCTGCCTCGGCCGATTTGGTTGCCGCAGATGATTTTGATGATGCCGATGCCACTCTCCTCGACGGTAAAGCTGCCGACGTTGGAGGTAATTGGCGTGTTACCCAAGGGGGCGACAGCCTTGCTGTGCAAGGGGGAGCGCTCGATACCACTGGTGGTGGTCGCACCGCGTACCTCGATTTCGCTGAAGGCAAGGTCCTCGGCGCAGGCGAACTGCTGACCATGGAAGTCACGACGCTTAGTCCTTCAGGCAACAATTTCTTCAGCGGTGGATACGCAGGTTTCTCCTTCTTTCAGGGGGACGATGGTTCCGAAGTCATGTTCATCGGCGATACCGGCGGTGGAGAATTCTGGGGAATCGATCAGGCGGTTGTTGGTTCCACCACTCTCTCCAGCAACAACGATCCCGAAGCCACTGCCGTGTTCACCTACGCTTTCGACTCTGGGGATTACTCGCTGTCGATCGACGGAGTTACCGAACTTTCGGGCACCGGTACCCCGAACCTGGCGGTCGATCGTTTCCGCTTCGTCAACGGCAACGGGGGCGACCTGATCATGGACTCGCTCTCGGTCGATATCTCGACTCAAGTTCCCGAGCCAGCGTCGGTTTGCCTGCTGGCAGTCGCAGCAGCTGGACTGGCATTTGCCGCCAAGCGTCGAGCTGCTTGATCGACTCCGTTGACTGACACACAACTTTCGCAGCCTCGCCATCCTCCCCAGGTTGGCGAGGCTGTTTTCGTTTACGGAATTCACTATTCCCGCCCGCCAGATGTGCGACTTATTGGCAATAGATTCCCAATGTTCCCACCGATGGGAAAATTGAATCGGCGTGCACTCTACAAAACCAGGGGGTTTCGCTCTCGAATAGATTCCCATTTCCCAAAACGCATCGAGTGGGAATCTATTTTCGCGGTGGGAATCAATCGTAAGTCGTTGGTGAACAATAAGTTGCATTAACACCTCCACGATAGTTACCCAAAATAGATTCCCACCCATGGGAAACTATTTTGGAGGGAAGTTGGGATTCAGGGGGCGGGGATTTCGGACTGCGTATTGGAAATTGCGGGATGGTGTAATGTTATCTGAAGGAGCTTCCAGCGACTGAAAGATCTGGCCTACTGGTGACAGCTTAAAGCCTGCAGCTCTGACAACCGCGCAGCAGCGAGCCCCACGCAAGCAACTATGCGGCTGCGCGTCGATGCTGTCATTCGATAGAACTCACCGTCGGCTACCCCATTCCATCCTCCAATAACGAACAACTGACAATACCAAACGGACGATACACCACCTGTTCATTAGATCACATGCAGTGGCCAATTACCACTAAATAGTCACTAGATTTTTATCCAGAAATCTCATCGTCCGGCCCCATTTCCTGCACGGAACATAGATCGGTAACTGACGATCGCGACTAGTTGAACAGAGCTTAGTTAGAGACCGGTTCTACGCAAATCACCTGTGATAAGCTGCGAATGTAAATTCGCTTCCCCACGTAGGCAGGCGTGGCGTAGACTCGCTGGCCGAGGTCGATGGTGGCCAGCTCTTCGAAATCGCGTCCCATGTTCAACACCCGCAAGACGCCCGCGAGATCGAACAGGAACACACGATCTCCGACTAAGATAGGAGAGCTGGTAAATCCCTGATTGAACTCATGTTCCCAGACAACTTCGCCCGTTTTCAGGTCGAGGCAACTCACCACTCCAAAGGCGGTTGGTATCAACAACCATTCGTCGTTGGCCACGGGACTTGTAGCATCTGGCAAGGCATCGCTGTATTGCCAGAGGATGCGAGGTGTAGAATCGGTCGCTGGCAGTTCGATGGCCGAACCGTCGGTCATGTCGTTGCCAACAAATAACACCCCTCCACCATAGGCAGGAGAAGCAGCCACTTCCGCATCGAGACATTCCAAATGCCAAAGATGCTTACCATCTTCAGGAGCATAGCCATCGACCGACTTACAGTTCGTTAGAACAAGTTCCCTCCGCCCTTGATGCTCGATAAGAATCGGCGAGGTCCAAGAGATTTCGTTACGATCCACTTCCCAGGCAATCTCGCCCGATG containing:
- a CDS encoding PEP-CTERM sorting domain-containing protein (PEP-CTERM proteins occur, often in large numbers, in the proteomes of bacteria that also encode an exosortase, a predicted intramembrane cysteine proteinase. The presence of a PEP-CTERM domain at a protein's C-terminus predicts cleavage within the sorting domain, followed by covalent anchoring to some some component of the (usually Gram-negative) cell surface. Many PEP-CTERM proteins exhibit an unusual sequence composition that includes large numbers of potential glycosylation sites. Expression of one such protein has been shown restore the ability of a bacterium to form floc, a type of biofilm.), which encodes MTRLLAWLALAAFTCVTSNSALAVIVASDHFTAEGGGIGFAAADDWGNLSNGVSTTEVASPAFRALDPPIDAVGLSSGSVYVSFDFASNQAVNWGGLAFFEGIDGGDETLFVGMPNGRQNFGIDLKGGQGVLDSGVPIDGQMHRIVMQIEFGASNDTYRMWVDNLNQSLPNNEITLDGFVVDDAWQSVRVASDTGAGTFVTVDNLVIADSAASAGLTSATNASLTINRSTGEISLASSSSLSNVVGYTLRSGVGAFDQAAWTTIDGRDATDATPAGDGSVDNDDWDVLSPADSSTVLSESTVDTTPGDGLTLTSSALSLGNAWQPSPYEDVFATLLIDNNGTITPMGVNVSYTGSEIIAGDLDADGDIDLDDWSSFKAGQGTVSNAMTTLEAYRLGDMDGNRVHNLDDFDLFAEAFDTANGAGSFAAAVSGVPEPSSIALLGICAGLVLGIRRRSAIIASMVAVTLTLIGLSSSAQAVIYASDDFEADGSGTGWAIGDIWETRDAGGFLSTYANGGGNTFSSRNFATPIDAQNSLTYIRFDYRQEEGNGDNWGGFAFFEGLDASADESYFAGANPGGTNNYGFDVKGSGGLLDSLISFNAQNHTVIGSIDQTGADTIYKIWIDNFDVNSPNNTVTVAGQNAIDAPWQSLRFSGGGAHEIADNLLITDGAEESLIFDAPLLETLNLLVNKATGEVTIENNTGGSVNLSAYSISSASGSLDTGATVGDFNADGSVDLADYTVWRDNLGGDSSVLNGNGSGSSIVTRTDYNIWKANFGGVDTGGEGWDSLADRDTPVAGFPQSAGDGTGWETGDGASLFELEEYRLIGESTMSTTPISLGAAYAGGVDGPNDLSFSYRSGGEILYGSIRYTTTVPTLSTANVPEPSTLALLVLAGATLLIAKRSA
- a CDS encoding DUF1559 domain-containing protein; its protein translation is MNCLIRSDWHTRFHGKDCRSTHSSKAFTLVELLVVIAIIGILVALLLPAVQSAREAARRAECKNKLKQLGLAAINHHDVQGHFPTGGWGWRYAGDADGGYGEKQPGGWYFNILEYCENGQIRDMASDGDYSTVSANQKALAKQRIETTVDLFICPSRRGGGVYPYIRTDGSEYYNADRPEVLGRNDFAANSGSLFPGSIWEGPRQRGSMMPAVPEYTNFTTYSTTQGYYTTRGNGVVLGLSEVRMAQITDGSSQVLLIGEKHIPYGEYDTGTFPGNDQGWDLGFDTDVNRWTKFPPLSDSVDFPSNITGDNRVSIFGSAHPAGCQFVLCDGSVHTITYDVDPVTYARLGSIADGEILPSDF
- a CDS encoding PEP-CTERM sorting domain-containing protein, giving the protein MKSTSRYLFLLFTAVTLAAAAPASADLVAADDFDDADATLLDGKAADVGGNWRVTQGGDSLAVQGGALDTTGGGRTAYLDFAEGKVLGAGELLTMEVTTLSPSGNNFFSGGYAGFSFFQGDDGSEVMFIGDTGGGEFWGIDQAVVGSTTLSSNNDPEATAVFTYAFDSGDYSLSIDGVTELSGTGTPNLAVDRFRFVNGNGGDLIMDSLSVDISTQVPEPASVCLLAVAAAGLAFAAKRRAA